Proteins co-encoded in one Pyramidobacter piscolens W5455 genomic window:
- the hypD gene encoding hydrogenase formation protein HypD, protein MQGSFLSSAARTLAELARRTGPVRLMEVCGTHTVSIFRSGLRSLLPEDVALLSGPGCPVCVTDQADVDQAIAAASLPGVTLCSYGDMLRVPGRGGSLREAAGRGGDVRVVMSAMDVIPLALSEPRREFVFFAIGFETTTPQTALLLQEAKRLGVGNVSVLAEHKRVLPALELLAQDPQIGVKGFLLPGHVSSIIGLEPYGILAEKYRVACAVGGFEGEQILLALCALLSQIVGGEPRIVNAYPSGVRDRGNPRARALIDECFTPCDSVWRGLGTIPQSGLKLRAPYACRDARAKLALPPAVNVPIPGCRCGEVLRGRLAPPQCALFGKNCTPQEPAGPCMVSSEGSCGAWYRYGRRGGRL, encoded by the coding sequence ATGCAGGGCAGCTTCCTTTCTAGCGCCGCGCGGACGCTGGCGGAACTGGCCCGGCGCACGGGCCCGGTCAGGCTGATGGAAGTCTGCGGCACTCACACGGTGTCGATCTTCCGCAGCGGCCTGCGTTCGCTGCTGCCGGAAGACGTCGCCCTGCTTTCCGGCCCCGGCTGCCCGGTCTGCGTCACCGATCAGGCCGACGTCGACCAGGCCATCGCGGCGGCCTCGCTTCCCGGCGTGACGCTGTGCAGCTACGGCGACATGCTCCGCGTTCCCGGACGGGGCGGCTCGCTGCGCGAAGCGGCGGGCCGCGGCGGCGACGTGCGCGTCGTCATGAGCGCCATGGACGTGATCCCGCTGGCGCTGAGCGAGCCGCGGCGCGAATTCGTTTTTTTCGCCATCGGCTTCGAGACGACCACGCCGCAAACGGCCCTGCTTCTTCAAGAAGCGAAACGCCTCGGCGTCGGCAACGTTTCCGTACTGGCCGAGCATAAAAGGGTCCTTCCCGCGCTCGAGCTGCTGGCGCAGGACCCGCAGATCGGCGTGAAGGGTTTCCTGCTGCCGGGGCACGTCTCGAGCATCATCGGGCTGGAACCTTACGGGATCCTGGCCGAAAAGTACCGCGTCGCCTGCGCCGTGGGAGGCTTCGAAGGAGAGCAGATCCTGTTGGCGCTGTGCGCGCTGCTTTCGCAGATCGTAGGCGGCGAACCGCGCATCGTCAACGCCTATCCGAGCGGCGTGCGCGATCGCGGCAATCCGCGTGCCCGGGCGTTGATCGACGAATGTTTTACGCCCTGCGACAGCGTCTGGCGCGGGCTGGGGACGATCCCGCAGTCGGGGCTGAAATTGCGCGCGCCCTATGCGTGTCGCGACGCCCGCGCCAAGCTGGCGCTGCCGCCGGCCGTCAACGTTCCCATTCCCGGCTGCCGTTGCGGCGAGGTGCTGCGCGGCCGTCTCGCGCCGCCGCAGTGCGCCCTTTTTGGAAAAAACTGCACGCCGCAGGAACCCGCCGGTCCCTGCATGGTCTCGTCGGAAGGAAGCTGCGGCGCGTGGTACCGTTACGGCCGCCGGGGAGGAAGACTATGA
- a CDS encoding HypC/HybG/HupF family hydrogenase formation chaperone, giving the protein MCLAVPHRIEELCGDGSAIASAGPIRRSIRVDLLDAPAVGDLVLVHAGFAIEKVDERDGAELEALWAEIREGAGDAGQLPF; this is encoded by the coding sequence ATGTGTCTCGCAGTGCCTCACAGAATTGAAGAACTTTGCGGCGACGGCAGCGCGATCGCTTCGGCCGGCCCGATCCGCCGTTCGATCCGCGTCGACCTGCTGGACGCGCCGGCCGTTGGGGATCTCGTGCTGGTGCACGCCGGTTTCGCCATCGAAAAAGTCGACGAACGCGACGGCGCCGAACTGGAAGCGCTCTGGGCCGAAATTCGGGAAGGCGCCGGCGATGCAGGGCAGCTTCCTTTCTAG
- a CDS encoding thioredoxin family protein: protein MAVELTKETYEAAIEASKNKPMFMDFWGPKCTHCLALMPSVEALAEKYADKVDLCKVNIAGGRRVAMALKVMSLPSFLFFKDGAEVARLSGDTVTIEQIEENVKKLCE from the coding sequence ATGGCAGTCGAACTTACGAAAGAGACGTATGAAGCGGCAATCGAAGCCAGCAAAAACAAACCCATGTTTATGGATTTCTGGGGCCCCAAGTGCACTCATTGCCTTGCCCTGATGCCCAGCGTCGAAGCTCTCGCCGAGAAATATGCCGACAAGGTCGATCTGTGCAAGGTCAACATCGCCGGCGGCCGCCGCGTCGCCATGGCCCTCAAGGTCATGAGCCTCCCTTCGTTCCTGTTCTTCAAGGACGGCGCCGAAGTGGCCCGTCTCAGCGGTGACACGGTCACCATCGAGCAGATCGAAGAGAACGTCAAGAAGCTCTGCGAATAA
- a CDS encoding GrdX family protein produces the protein MPCRFILLTNNPRYEDRADLPVRFVAGAGKDVIAAGRDLIHKGWALQNHPLYGNFRPHQQPFRTLLLKKDENAGFDEYGLGLIEEAGLVYANDPQPLTPAQTPPRMAADCSEIDFELMKETLLKSNLIH, from the coding sequence ATGCCCTGTCGCTTTATTTTGCTTACGAACAATCCGCGCTATGAAGACCGCGCCGATTTGCCCGTGCGGTTCGTCGCCGGCGCCGGAAAAGACGTCATCGCGGCCGGGCGCGACCTGATCCACAAAGGATGGGCCCTGCAAAACCATCCTCTGTACGGCAACTTCCGTCCGCACCAGCAGCCGTTCCGCACGCTGTTGCTCAAAAAAGACGAAAACGCGGGTTTCGACGAATACGGCCTGGGTCTGATCGAAGAGGCCGGGCTCGTCTACGCGAACGATCCCCAGCCGCTGACGCCGGCGCAGACGCCGCCCCGGATGGCTGCGGACTGTTCCGAGATCGACTTCGAGCTGATGAAGGAGACGCTTCTCAAGAGCAATCTGATCCACTAG
- a CDS encoding glycine/sarcosine/betaine reductase component B subunit, which translates to MKLELHKVKIDKIAFGEEFSVKGGVLTINKKAIIDHLMDDDRLASVDVELAHPGEKTRIMPVKDVVEPRCKIEGTNEVFPGMIGDVDTVGEGSTLVLDGAAVVTTGRLIAPQEGIVDMSGPGAEFTPFSKTKNIVLVLNPVEGLENHNRETSCRMAGLKAAVFIAQQIKKAGFTADKVESYEAPCYKDALAAYPELPKVVYIYMLQTQGLLHDTYVYGVDAKKIIPSVINATEVMDGAICSGNCVSACDKNSTYVHLNNPIIKSLYEHHGKDLNFIGVVITNENVTLADKKRSSSYAVKLAQTLGADAAVISEEGFGNPDADLVMNCWKCERKGIKTVLVTDEYANRDGASQSLADTCPEGNACVTAGNANATITLPPMDRIIGDTQFADVMAGGFFGSLKEDGSIFAEIQIITGATSEVGFTKLGAYTI; encoded by the coding sequence TTGAAGCTTGAACTCCATAAGGTAAAGATTGACAAGATCGCGTTTGGGGAGGAATTCTCCGTCAAAGGCGGGGTGCTCACCATCAACAAGAAGGCCATCATCGACCATCTGATGGATGACGATCGTCTCGCCAGCGTCGATGTGGAACTGGCCCATCCGGGCGAGAAGACCCGCATCATGCCCGTGAAGGACGTCGTCGAACCCCGCTGCAAGATCGAGGGGACCAACGAGGTGTTCCCCGGCATGATCGGCGACGTCGACACCGTCGGCGAAGGTTCCACGCTGGTCCTCGACGGCGCCGCCGTGGTCACCACCGGCCGCCTCATCGCCCCGCAGGAGGGCATCGTCGACATGTCCGGCCCCGGCGCCGAATTCACGCCGTTCTCCAAGACCAAGAACATCGTTCTGGTCCTGAACCCCGTCGAGGGGCTCGAGAACCACAACCGTGAGACGAGCTGCCGCATGGCCGGCCTGAAGGCCGCCGTCTTCATCGCCCAGCAGATCAAGAAGGCCGGATTCACGGCCGACAAGGTCGAGAGCTATGAGGCTCCCTGCTACAAGGACGCCCTGGCCGCCTATCCCGAGCTTCCCAAGGTCGTCTACATCTACATGCTGCAGACCCAGGGCCTGCTTCACGACACCTACGTCTACGGCGTCGACGCCAAGAAGATCATCCCCTCGGTGATCAACGCCACCGAAGTCATGGACGGCGCCATCTGCTCCGGCAACTGTGTGTCCGCCTGCGACAAGAACAGCACCTACGTGCATCTGAACAACCCCATCATCAAGAGCCTTTACGAGCACCACGGCAAGGATCTGAACTTCATCGGCGTCGTCATCACCAACGAGAACGTGACGCTGGCCGACAAGAAGCGCAGCAGCTCCTACGCCGTCAAGCTGGCCCAGACTCTTGGCGCCGACGCGGCCGTCATCTCCGAGGAAGGCTTCGGCAATCCCGACGCCGACCTGGTCATGAACTGCTGGAAGTGCGAGCGCAAGGGCATCAAGACGGTCCTCGTCACCGACGAGTACGCCAACCGCGACGGCGCCTCCCAGTCTCTGGCCGACACCTGCCCCGAGGGCAACGCCTGCGTCACCGCCGGCAACGCCAATGCCACCATCACCCTGCCTCCGATGGACAGAATCATCGGCGACACCCAGTTCGCCGACGTCATGGCGGGCGGTTTCTTCGGCTCGCTGAAGGAAGACGGCAGCATCTTCGCCGAGATCCAGATCATCACCGGCGCCACCAGTGAAGTCGGTTTCACCAAACTGGGCGCTTACACGATCTAG
- the grdB gene encoding glycine reductase complex selenoprotein B → MTYKVVHYINQFFAGIGGEEKADIAPEVREGVVGPGMALKNAFKGEAEIVATIICGDSYFAENMDAASDFVVEAVKKYNADGFVAGPAFNAGRYGTACGAVCKAVGEKLGIPTVSAMYVENPGVDLYKKYTYIVSAADSARGLGKAVPAMASIILRQMKGEKLGTPKEEGYIERGVRVNKFYDEVGAERAVKMLISKLKGEAFETEYAMPVFDRVEPRPALKDVTKATIALVTSGGIVPFGNPDHIAASSAQNYGEYSIAGVDDLKEGEYQTAHGGYDQTYANQDPDRVLPVDVMRKLEKEHKIGKLYDYFYATVGNGTGVANAKRFGTEIGKKLHGKVDAVILTSTUGTCTRCGATMVKAIEENANVPVVHMLTIVPISLSVGANRLIPTVAIPHPLGNPALKPEEEFALRYRLVTRALKALQTPVTEQTVFTED, encoded by the coding sequence ATGACTTATAAAGTAGTTCATTATATCAACCAGTTCTTCGCCGGCATCGGCGGAGAAGAAAAGGCCGACATCGCGCCCGAAGTGCGCGAAGGCGTCGTCGGCCCCGGTATGGCTCTGAAGAACGCTTTCAAGGGCGAGGCCGAAATCGTCGCCACCATCATCTGCGGCGACTCCTATTTCGCCGAAAACATGGATGCCGCTTCCGACTTCGTGGTCGAGGCCGTGAAGAAGTACAACGCCGACGGCTTTGTCGCCGGCCCCGCCTTCAACGCCGGCCGTTACGGCACCGCCTGCGGCGCCGTCTGCAAGGCCGTGGGCGAGAAGCTGGGTATTCCCACCGTTTCCGCCATGTACGTCGAGAACCCCGGCGTCGATCTGTACAAGAAGTACACCTACATCGTCAGCGCCGCCGACAGCGCCCGCGGTCTGGGCAAGGCCGTGCCCGCCATGGCCAGCATCATCCTGCGCCAGATGAAGGGCGAAAAGCTCGGCACGCCCAAGGAAGAGGGCTACATCGAGCGCGGCGTGCGCGTCAACAAGTTCTACGACGAAGTCGGCGCCGAGCGCGCCGTGAAGATGCTGATCAGCAAACTCAAGGGCGAGGCGTTCGAGACTGAGTACGCCATGCCCGTGTTCGACCGCGTCGAGCCCCGGCCGGCCCTCAAGGACGTCACCAAGGCCACGATCGCGCTGGTCACTTCTGGCGGCATCGTGCCCTTCGGCAACCCCGACCACATCGCCGCCTCCAGCGCCCAGAACTACGGCGAGTACAGCATCGCCGGCGTCGATGACCTGAAAGAGGGCGAATATCAGACCGCTCACGGCGGCTACGATCAGACCTATGCCAATCAGGATCCCGACCGTGTCCTGCCCGTCGACGTGATGCGCAAGCTGGAGAAGGAACACAAGATCGGCAAGCTCTACGATTATTTCTACGCCACCGTCGGCAACGGCACCGGCGTCGCCAACGCCAAGCGCTTCGGCACCGAAATCGGCAAGAAGCTGCACGGCAAAGTTGACGCCGTTATCCTCACCTCCACCTGAGGCACCTGCACTCGTTGCGGTGCAACGATGGTCAAAGCTATTGAGGAAAACGCCAACGTCCCCGTGGTTCACATGCTGACGATCGTGCCGATCTCCCTGAGCGTCGGCGCCAACCGTCTGATCCCCACGGTCGCCATTCCTCACCCGCTCGGCAACCCCGCGCTGAAGCCCGAGGAGGAGTTCGCGCTCCGTTACCGCCTGGTCACCCGCGCCCTCAAGGCCCTGCAGACTCCCGTGACCGAGCAGACCGTTTTCACGGAGGACTAA